From one uncultured Methanoregula sp. genomic stretch:
- the dndE gene encoding DNA sulfur modification protein DndE, with protein sequence MNFNRIRISEKATFRLNQLKGRTSLTPNIISRIAICYSLNDPTIPNPDDYDEKGQEMNRFTLTGEWDTFFIALVKERCIHDGLDPEKDLYDQLRAHLNRGVFGIFPQIKSLGDFAVLLSHQAEGIKSGMLSEARSHDH encoded by the coding sequence ATGAATTTCAATAGAATTCGGATCAGTGAAAAAGCAACATTCCGGTTGAATCAATTAAAAGGACGAACCAGCCTGACACCGAATATTATTTCGCGAATCGCAATTTGCTATTCCCTCAATGATCCGACGATTCCTAATCCTGATGATTATGATGAAAAAGGGCAAGAGATGAATCGTTTTACCCTGACAGGGGAATGGGATACATTCTTTATTGCACTTGTCAAAGAACGGTGTATTCATGATGGGCTGGATCCCGAAAAGGATCTATATGATCAGCTCCGTGCTCACTTAAACCGGGGAGTATTCGGGATTTTTCCTCAGATTAAGAGTCTTGGTGATTTTGCAGTGCTGCTCTCCCATCAAGCGGAGGGAATCAAATCCGGGATGCTATCAGAGGCACGATCACATGACCATTAA
- a CDS encoding cysteine desulfurase family protein, protein MTIKLPIYLDHHATTPVDPRVVETMLPYFFEKFGNAGSIDHQYGAVAADAVKTARNQCAHILNARSDEIIFTSGATESDNIAILGVAQQYSDKGDHIITCGTEHKAVLDTCKQLKKNGREVTFLPVDQFGLVDTDQLESTITEKTILISIMAANNEIGTIAPITEIGKIAHEHGILFHTDAAQSIGHVPTNVEDMHVDLLSFSGHKIYGPKGIGGLYIRQRNPKVKLSPVNFGGGQEKGLRSGTLNVPGIVGVGAALSIAEKEMKTQERTFRKWTIDMLKAFSDAFPDILLNGHPTQRLAHNLNVCFPGIESKALIHRLKDDIAISSGSACTTTNVEPSHVLLAIGRTEMQSHTAVRFGLGRFTNNDEVDYATQSVIHECKNLKKM, encoded by the coding sequence ATGACCATTAAACTCCCTATCTATCTGGATCATCATGCTACAACACCTGTCGATCCAAGGGTGGTCGAGACAATGCTTCCGTATTTTTTTGAAAAATTCGGAAATGCGGGAAGTATTGATCATCAATATGGGGCGGTTGCAGCGGATGCGGTAAAAACCGCAAGAAATCAATGTGCACATATCCTCAATGCCCGATCGGATGAGATTATCTTTACAAGCGGGGCGACAGAATCAGATAACATCGCGATACTCGGAGTTGCTCAGCAATATTCGGATAAAGGTGATCACATTATTACTTGTGGAACCGAACACAAGGCGGTCCTCGACACGTGTAAACAACTGAAAAAAAATGGAAGAGAGGTTACATTCCTTCCCGTTGATCAATTTGGTCTAGTAGATACAGATCAGTTAGAGTCCACAATCACCGAAAAAACCATTCTCATTTCGATCATGGCGGCCAATAACGAAATTGGAACAATTGCACCGATTACCGAAATCGGCAAAATCGCACACGAGCACGGTATACTATTCCACACCGACGCTGCTCAATCAATCGGCCACGTCCCAACAAATGTCGAAGATATGCATGTTGATCTCCTCTCATTCTCCGGTCATAAGATCTATGGCCCAAAAGGGATCGGGGGTCTCTATATTCGTCAACGCAATCCCAAGGTAAAACTCTCACCGGTAAATTTCGGAGGAGGGCAAGAAAAAGGCCTTCGATCAGGGACTCTCAATGTTCCTGGTATCGTGGGGGTCGGAGCAGCACTTTCTATTGCTGAGAAAGAGATGAAGACTCAAGAGAGAACCTTCAGAAAATGGACAATTGATATGCTTAAAGCATTCAGTGATGCATTTCCAGATATCTTGCTCAACGGTCATCCAACCCAGCGACTCGCTCACAATCTGAATGTGTGTTTTCCAGGTATCGAGAGTAAGGCATTGATTCATCGGTTAAAGGATGATATTGCAATTTCATCCGGGTCGGCATGCACTACCACAAATGTCGAGCCATCGCATGTGCTACTTGCTATCGGAAGGACTGAAATGCAATCGCACACTGCAGTAAGATTTGGGTTAGGGCGGTTCACAAACAACGATGAAGTTGATTATGCAACACAATCAGTAATCCATGAATGTAAAAACTTGAAGAAAATGTAA
- a CDS encoding DUF1232 domain-containing protein yields MIDTESDKLLKILLSNPLIKKSGDEVNQKVLVKWVIQHWEFNSSEQITKNEIEELILRLCSSGIFSQKDCENGTYLVANDSYFEKKEGKKNPPPKNTKVITSVGRNKITIEECPIDSEKLSYIDDYQNKHNLEYYDVLIENIKNHHGPHRDLQLNCPIFFKLLCSILNYRFTDWHTKIMISSSLAYFVLEDDVIPDKEENGYIDDLFIVSYVLKEIMEKSPELIVENWPYHEDIFEIIEDTYQKTSDILGDLSTDVLRKVGLHKFKSLALEDYSGTYTEKLSKLANERRELLGLVLFLINKMYKTNMRGATIEKIQNMLKECGDHDEIVRLMEIAKINHRISTSPKKGSNDNFEEDLEKKLNTARMKALMDD; encoded by the coding sequence ATGATCGATACTGAAAGCGATAAGCTGTTAAAAATATTATTATCAAATCCTCTTATCAAAAAATCCGGCGATGAAGTTAATCAAAAGGTTCTTGTTAAATGGGTTATCCAGCATTGGGAATTTAATAGTAGTGAACAAATCACCAAAAACGAAATAGAAGAATTAATTTTGAGGTTGTGTTCGTCAGGAATTTTCTCTCAAAAAGATTGTGAGAACGGTACTTACCTCGTCGCGAACGATTCATATTTCGAAAAGAAAGAAGGCAAAAAGAATCCTCCCCCTAAAAATACAAAAGTTATCACTTCCGTCGGCCGAAACAAAATTACTATCGAAGAATGTCCAATAGATTCAGAAAAATTATCCTATATCGACGATTATCAGAACAAACATAACTTGGAATATTATGATGTTTTAATTGAGAACATTAAAAACCATCATGGACCGCACAGGGATCTGCAATTAAATTGCCCAATATTCTTCAAACTTCTTTGTTCAATTCTCAATTACAGGTTCACCGATTGGCATACAAAAATTATGATCAGCTCGTCTTTGGCGTATTTCGTATTAGAAGATGATGTGATCCCGGATAAAGAAGAAAATGGGTATATTGATGATTTGTTCATCGTTTCGTATGTTCTCAAAGAGATTATGGAAAAATCTCCTGAGTTAATTGTAGAAAACTGGCCATATCACGAAGATATTTTCGAAATTATTGAAGATACCTATCAAAAAACTTCAGATATCCTTGGAGATCTTTCAACGGATGTTTTACGCAAAGTCGGGCTGCATAAATTCAAATCTTTGGCATTGGAGGATTATTCCGGAACATATACCGAAAAGTTATCAAAACTTGCGAATGAGCGGAGAGAACTTTTAGGATTAGTGTTGTTTCTGATCAATAAAATGTATAAGACAAATATGAGAGGCGCTACGATAGAAAAAATTCAAAATATGCTCAAAGAGTGCGGTGATCATGATGAAATTGTACGACTCATGGAAATCGCAAAAATTAATCATCGGATATCAACAAGTCCAAAAAAGGGCAGTAACGATAATTTTGAAGAAGATCTTGAAAAAAAATTAAACACTGCCCGAATGAAAGCACTTATGGATGATTGA
- a CDS encoding DEAD/DEAH box helicase family protein, whose protein sequence is MLFQELELKRSYSSEKEDLLQGFYIPVLKEAISYRRITGYYSSTSFFIAARGFSEFIKKGGLLQFILNIQLSKVDYDQIEKGLTTPEKIIEDLILNDLNSIETACKKNHAKILGWLIARKQMEIKIGYIEKRTLQTAIFHQKMGIFQDSNGNIITFVGSNNESASGWLHNSEKFKVFFNWEKTYLESINEDIDEFNDLWNNAAKKTKVIPFPDAVRQHLIKMAPKGVYEIDELLNEIELPSPAPTISDNQKNSTYQPRISPPLTLRQYQFDAIDAWFANKCRGLFEMATGTGKTLTAIGGLKRLLSQENKLVTIICCPFLHLVNQWEQNIHEMGLNLPIVHASSIDPKWKDILIKNSLDNRLGKLNQFIILTTHDTISSEKFKETIDEVKSPILLIADEVHGMGSVERIDALLEKYNYRLGLSATPKRYFDELGTKKLLNYFDKTVYEFDLHRAITEINPVTNKSFLVPYDYHPIFAELNSDEMESYANISRQIAIQYSKKIRTRKEELLLEKLLRDRQDILKNAAEKYPVFEDLIKEMKSQDDISHTLVYCSPQQIQAVQHIIRDINKIAQHKFTSEEDAVRHQAKYGNLTEREYLLHNFDTGNYDVLVAIKCLDEGVDVPSTKNAILMCSSGNPKEYIQRRGRVLRRYEGKEKAIIYDMTAVPNLADSRLNPEIEQKIFASQLKRLTEFAKDADNESDVLRKIFSLKKKYGV, encoded by the coding sequence ATGTTATTCCAAGAACTTGAACTAAAACGTTCGTATTCATCAGAAAAGGAGGATCTGCTCCAGGGATTTTACATTCCTGTGCTTAAGGAAGCAATTTCCTACCGGAGAATCACGGGTTATTATTCTTCAACCTCATTTTTTATTGCTGCAAGAGGGTTTTCGGAATTTATAAAAAAAGGCGGTCTACTACAATTTATTCTTAATATTCAGCTTTCAAAAGTCGATTATGATCAAATTGAAAAGGGCTTGACAACTCCTGAAAAAATCATCGAAGATCTTATTTTGAATGATCTAAATTCAATCGAAACAGCATGTAAAAAAAATCATGCTAAAATACTTGGGTGGCTTATCGCTCGAAAACAAATGGAGATTAAAATCGGATATATTGAAAAGAGAACTCTCCAGACTGCGATTTTTCACCAAAAAATGGGAATATTTCAAGATTCTAACGGAAATATAATCACTTTTGTCGGATCGAATAATGAGAGTGCATCAGGTTGGCTGCATAATTCGGAAAAGTTTAAGGTTTTTTTCAACTGGGAAAAAACTTATTTGGAATCAATCAACGAAGATATAGATGAATTCAATGACCTCTGGAATAATGCTGCAAAGAAAACTAAGGTAATTCCCTTTCCGGATGCCGTTCGCCAGCATCTCATTAAAATGGCTCCGAAAGGGGTTTATGAAATTGACGAATTATTAAATGAAATTGAACTACCTTCTCCTGCACCTACGATATCTGATAATCAAAAAAATTCTACATACCAACCTCGAATATCCCCTCCATTAACCCTTCGACAATATCAGTTCGATGCGATTGATGCGTGGTTCGCGAACAAGTGCCGCGGTCTATTTGAAATGGCAACTGGGACCGGAAAGACCCTTACCGCCATCGGGGGTTTGAAACGCCTCCTTAGTCAAGAAAACAAATTAGTGACGATTATCTGTTGCCCGTTTTTACACCTCGTTAACCAGTGGGAACAGAATATCCACGAAATGGGTTTGAATTTACCAATAGTCCATGCAAGCAGCATCGATCCAAAGTGGAAAGATATTCTCATAAAAAATAGTCTCGATAATAGATTGGGAAAACTAAACCAATTTATTATTCTTACAACTCATGATACGATATCCTCCGAAAAATTCAAAGAAACCATCGATGAGGTGAAATCTCCGATCCTCCTTATCGCCGATGAAGTGCATGGAATGGGATCGGTCGAACGAATCGATGCGTTATTAGAAAAATACAACTATCGATTAGGTTTAAGCGCCACTCCAAAAAGATATTTTGATGAACTAGGGACCAAAAAATTGCTGAATTACTTCGATAAGACTGTCTATGAATTTGATCTTCATCGGGCCATAACTGAAATTAACCCCGTAACAAACAAAAGTTTCCTCGTTCCTTATGATTACCATCCGATCTTTGCGGAACTGAATTCAGATGAGATGGAATCTTATGCGAATATTAGCAGGCAAATAGCTATTCAGTATTCAAAGAAAATCCGAACAAGAAAAGAAGAACTTCTCCTCGAAAAATTATTAAGGGACAGACAAGATATTTTGAAAAACGCTGCTGAGAAGTACCCAGTTTTTGAAGATTTAATCAAGGAAATGAAATCTCAAGATGATATTTCTCACACATTGGTATATTGTTCTCCCCAACAGATTCAAGCGGTCCAGCATATAATCAGGGATATTAACAAAATCGCCCAACATAAGTTCACCAGTGAAGAAGACGCAGTCAGGCATCAAGCAAAGTATGGAAATCTAACAGAAAGGGAGTATTTGTTACATAATTTTGACACGGGAAACTACGATGTTCTGGTTGCGATCAAATGCCTTGACGAAGGAGTGGATGTACCATCAACAAAAAATGCGATTCTCATGTGCAGTTCGGGAAATCCAAAAGAATACATCCAGAGAAGAGGACGTGTTCTTCGTAGGTATGAGGGTAAAGAAAAGGCAATTATTTATGATATGACAGCGGTCCCCAACCTGGCCGATTCAAGGTTGAATCCAGAAATCGAACAAAAAATCTTTGCATCTCAATTGAAACGGCTGACAGAATTTGCTAAGGATGCTGACAATGAGTCAGATGTTCTTCGGAAGATATTTTCCTTAAAGAAAAAATATGGAGTTTAG
- a CDS encoding AAA family ATPase: protein MQFKISSIEITNFRQYEGTQEINLKFDKTKNVSIVIGNNGAGKSNLLNAITWCLYGIEIHENKNVEDSGEEMPIINTSVLKATQTTKQKTFAEVVIHLETDKGPWRIKRRIEGKKDSSGHDLIDDSSLTVVHPSGSQDIVDSGQATQMLINNLLPVALKNFFFMDGEQLQKLFHSSTPQKIAEAIDNISQLDLVKQSRLHLSKVESALRNSVKNTNPQLQQVQGKIEHTQQQLEENAKTIKKIGDILEKDSQELITVKDYLKTHNSTELSKLATERDDKLVPDITRIKAALKLKESQRNSYLVEIAPFILLKDIIEDSYHIIEEKVEKGELPPNIKENFIKELLEKGSCICGTELTPAGRSALEIYKKRAALSELSEISIVGKTEVSEILSDIQQFPEKMDIFNADLLDLENRLKSSEMRVQQISEILKDSNIAEIIGNEERRDDLIRLTGSNELKLKMLKREKETLDSELTKLKAEEKSEMTKDKKNSALKTKLTLVQNAIKTLESTETIIKTSIRKQVEEWTDKNFKKLIRKTDTFEKTTIDENYKVKVHHVDGYNAINRLSAGESEILGLAFMSSLMKISGFQAPVIIDTPLGKIDNIHTDLITTTIPEFLHGTQLILLVTPKEFNEKVKEELSKYLLKENCYRIVDENKKLSKIVSCHDNQT, encoded by the coding sequence ATGCAGTTTAAGATCTCCTCAATCGAAATCACAAATTTTCGTCAATATGAAGGCACTCAGGAAATTAATCTGAAATTTGATAAAACAAAGAATGTCTCAATAGTTATCGGTAACAATGGCGCTGGAAAATCAAATCTTTTAAATGCGATTACCTGGTGCTTGTACGGCATCGAAATCCACGAAAACAAAAATGTCGAGGATTCCGGTGAGGAGATGCCGATCATCAATACATCGGTGTTAAAAGCCACGCAAACAACAAAGCAAAAGACATTTGCCGAAGTGGTCATTCATCTCGAAACCGATAAAGGGCCTTGGAGGATTAAACGCAGAATTGAAGGGAAAAAAGATTCATCAGGTCATGATCTCATCGATGATAGCAGTCTGACTGTTGTTCATCCTTCCGGCTCTCAAGATATTGTTGACTCTGGCCAAGCAACACAAATGCTCATAAATAATCTGCTTCCGGTAGCACTGAAAAATTTCTTTTTCATGGATGGGGAGCAGTTGCAGAAATTATTCCATTCCAGTACGCCTCAAAAAATCGCTGAAGCTATCGACAATATTTCACAACTGGATCTTGTAAAACAATCACGATTGCACCTTTCAAAAGTTGAAAGTGCTCTAAGAAACAGTGTGAAAAATACAAATCCCCAATTGCAGCAAGTGCAGGGAAAAATAGAACATACTCAGCAACAACTGGAAGAAAATGCCAAAACAATTAAAAAAATCGGGGATATACTTGAAAAAGACAGTCAGGAATTAATTACAGTAAAAGATTACCTAAAGACCCACAATAGCACCGAATTGTCAAAACTTGCGACCGAACGCGATGATAAACTGGTTCCTGATATTACCAGGATTAAGGCTGCTTTAAAATTAAAAGAAAGTCAAAGGAATAGCTATCTCGTAGAAATTGCACCGTTTATTCTCCTTAAGGATATCATCGAGGACTCATATCACATCATAGAAGAGAAAGTCGAAAAGGGAGAATTGCCTCCAAATATTAAAGAGAATTTCATCAAGGAACTTCTCGAAAAAGGTTCATGCATTTGTGGGACCGAACTTACCCCGGCCGGACGAAGCGCCCTTGAAATCTATAAAAAACGAGCCGCTCTTTCGGAACTCAGTGAAATATCAATTGTCGGGAAAACAGAGGTATCTGAAATACTATCGGATATCCAACAATTCCCCGAAAAAATGGATATTTTTAACGCCGATCTTCTGGATTTGGAAAACAGACTGAAATCAAGCGAAATGCGAGTTCAACAGATATCTGAAATATTGAAGGATTCCAATATCGCGGAAATTATCGGGAATGAAGAGCGAAGAGATGATCTTATCCGACTGACGGGAAGCAATGAATTAAAATTAAAAATGTTAAAGCGGGAGAAGGAGACTCTCGATTCTGAATTGACAAAACTTAAGGCTGAAGAAAAATCTGAAATGACAAAAGATAAGAAAAATTCTGCACTTAAGACAAAATTAACGTTAGTTCAAAATGCAATTAAAACGTTAGAAAGCACGGAGACAATTATTAAAACGAGTATCCGCAAGCAAGTCGAGGAATGGACAGATAAAAATTTCAAAAAATTGATCAGAAAAACCGATACTTTTGAAAAGACAACAATTGACGAAAATTATAAAGTAAAAGTCCATCATGTGGACGGTTATAATGCGATAAATCGATTATCTGCCGGAGAATCTGAAATTCTGGGTTTAGCCTTCATGAGCTCTTTAATGAAAATATCAGGTTTCCAAGCACCGGTGATTATCGATACCCCACTCGGTAAAATTGACAACATCCACACGGACCTGATTACAACTACCATTCCTGAATTTTTACATGGAACTCAGTTGATTTTATTAGTCACTCCAAAAGAGTTCAACGAGAAAGTCAAGGAGGAATTGAGTAAGTATTTACTGAAGGAGAATTGCTATCGGATCGTTGATGAAAATAAAAAACTTTCAAAAATCGTGAGCTGCCATGACAACCAAACATAA